From one Streptomyces sp. SCSIO 30461 genomic stretch:
- a CDS encoding MFS transporter, with product MLGTPHVGRLLGGTLLGRLPSGMAPVALVLWAISAGHSIAFGGLLCALYGLASALAQPVKGRLMDRHGQYAVHVPCALLTAALLATLPLTGLYGGPVLALALVTAAGLTTPALEAGLRSLWPSLIRDRRLRHTALALDAGAQGLLYIAGPLLAAALASAYSPAAALACTAALGLVGTLTVATAPPSRHWLATPTTAGGGSARRLASGPLIALFVALSGIGAAIGALNVWAVAMADTHRQVMLSGLIPAVFSTGVFLGGLVYGHRTWPGTTTRQLHCAVTGFLAGWLPLLAVPGPHVAAVAVLVPGVFLTVVVACAYMRTDALTPTGRTSEAYAWLILSIGVGQAAGTALAGHLADHPWASAALPAIGAVFALTVLLLAAPANAPARRDHA from the coding sequence GTGCTGGGCACTCCCCACGTCGGCCGCCTCCTCGGCGGCACTCTCCTGGGCCGGCTCCCCTCCGGCATGGCGCCCGTCGCCCTCGTCCTGTGGGCCATCAGCGCCGGTCACAGCATCGCCTTCGGCGGGCTGCTGTGCGCGCTGTACGGCCTCGCCTCCGCCCTGGCCCAACCGGTCAAGGGCCGCCTCATGGACCGCCACGGCCAATACGCCGTACACGTCCCGTGCGCGCTGCTCACGGCCGCCCTGCTGGCCACTCTCCCGCTCACGGGACTCTATGGCGGACCGGTCCTCGCCCTCGCTCTCGTCACCGCTGCCGGACTGACCACCCCGGCGCTGGAAGCCGGGTTGCGGTCCCTGTGGCCGAGCCTGATCCGCGACCGTCGGCTGCGGCACACCGCTCTCGCTCTCGACGCCGGGGCCCAGGGCCTGCTGTACATCGCCGGCCCGCTCCTCGCCGCCGCCCTCGCCTCCGCCTACAGCCCCGCCGCCGCTCTCGCCTGCACCGCCGCGCTCGGCCTCGTCGGCACCCTCACCGTCGCCACCGCACCGCCCTCACGCCACTGGCTCGCCACCCCGACCACCGCGGGCGGCGGTTCGGCACGACGACTGGCGAGCGGTCCGCTGATCGCGCTGTTCGTCGCGCTGAGCGGTATCGGGGCCGCGATCGGCGCCCTGAACGTGTGGGCCGTCGCCATGGCCGACACCCACCGCCAGGTCATGCTGTCCGGGCTGATCCCCGCAGTGTTCTCGACCGGGGTGTTCCTCGGCGGCCTCGTCTACGGCCACCGCACCTGGCCCGGCACCACCACCCGCCAACTCCACTGCGCAGTTACGGGTTTCCTGGCCGGATGGCTCCCGCTGCTCGCCGTGCCCGGCCCGCACGTGGCCGCTGTGGCGGTGTTGGTGCCCGGTGTGTTCCTCACCGTGGTCGTGGCCTGCGCCTACATGAGAACCGACGCCCTCACACCCACCGGCCGCACGAGCGAGGCGTACGCGTGGCTGATCCTCTCCATCGGCGTCGGACAGGCCGCCGGCACCGCCCTCGCCGGCCACCTCGCCGACCACCCTTGGGCCAGCGCCGCACTCCCCGCCATCGGCGCCGTCTTCGCCCTGACCGTCCTGCTCCTCGCCGCCCCGGCCAACGCGCCCGCCCGCCGCGACCACGCCTGA
- a CDS encoding DUF317 domain-containing protein encodes MSRKQSSGWGGSEPAEQHYLVEPRHLAGGGDLRHVTEYLRASGWKDKSRTGGPLVFDSPDGIIRVGYNPFVQPGGWTIRGKQTATRPGWHAVLSPQTPVEIVAGFTDALTRPRSAHAPHVWAPLEQNHWQTQRGQHVTAMSPDGNCFVRFHQSGPAQAHWWAGARDEHGRTWDATFTSTTPMHLVQAFTTALADPLPVMRPRGNVPPTRQVRTTSVSVRPSELAAWQQARITAARAATWARNSTRRTRPRTTARPHTTAGSARTRR; translated from the coding sequence ATGAGCCGAAAGCAGTCCTCGGGCTGGGGCGGCAGCGAACCTGCCGAGCAGCACTACCTGGTCGAGCCGCGTCACCTGGCCGGCGGCGGGGACCTGCGGCACGTCACCGAATACCTGCGTGCCTCGGGCTGGAAGGACAAGTCGAGGACCGGCGGCCCCCTCGTCTTCGACAGCCCCGACGGAATCATTCGGGTCGGCTACAACCCCTTTGTTCAGCCCGGTGGCTGGACCATCCGCGGCAAGCAGACCGCGACCCGGCCCGGGTGGCACGCGGTACTCAGCCCGCAGACGCCGGTGGAGATCGTGGCCGGGTTCACCGACGCGCTCACCCGGCCGCGTTCCGCGCACGCACCCCACGTGTGGGCGCCGCTGGAGCAGAACCACTGGCAGACCCAGCGCGGGCAGCATGTCACCGCGATGAGCCCGGACGGCAACTGCTTTGTGCGGTTCCACCAGTCCGGTCCCGCCCAGGCGCACTGGTGGGCCGGGGCCCGCGACGAACACGGACGCACCTGGGACGCCACCTTCACCTCGACCACGCCGATGCACCTCGTCCAGGCGTTCACCACCGCCCTCGCGGACCCGCTGCCGGTAATGCGTCCCCGCGGCAATGTCCCGCCGACCCGGCAGGTCCGCACCACCTCCGTGTCCGTGCGCCCCAGTGAGCTCGCCGCGTGGCAGCAGGCCCGGATCACCGCCGCCCGCGCCGCCACCTGGGCACGCAACAGCACCCGACGCACCCGTCCGCGCACCACCGCCCGACCCCACACCACCGCCGGCAGCGCGCGAACCCGCCGCTGA
- a CDS encoding DUF317 domain-containing protein gives MPVSRRQLAQFADKHAWQIPFDTSPRHLAGSGDARHVTHGLAAAGWSAVSDPLSAEIVMASPDLRHRLQFDPQSRASAWWRLQAVPTLTEPGWYAEFGELVPAEVLAAFTDALIAPPPQQPAPWQPLTSAGWHRDADSARSPDSMCHVELRPLNEFHDRPSWHIETSGEAPGPRIWNAYLDEHTPTHLVGTFLSALADPAPLQRHMFDRTAHHTAAKTRSAMTPEQVVEAHTHRLAALRTRARTTRRRQPAATSPAPSPQHGAPVARR, from the coding sequence GTGCCCGTAAGCCGCAGGCAGCTCGCTCAGTTCGCCGACAAGCACGCCTGGCAGATCCCGTTCGACACCAGCCCCCGCCACCTCGCCGGCTCCGGCGACGCCCGCCACGTCACCCACGGCCTGGCCGCCGCCGGATGGAGCGCCGTCTCCGACCCGCTGAGTGCCGAGATCGTCATGGCAAGCCCTGACCTGCGCCACCGGCTCCAGTTCGACCCGCAGAGCCGCGCCTCGGCGTGGTGGCGGCTGCAGGCCGTTCCCACCCTCACCGAGCCGGGCTGGTATGCCGAGTTCGGCGAACTCGTGCCCGCCGAGGTCCTCGCCGCCTTCACCGACGCCCTGATCGCGCCGCCGCCACAGCAGCCGGCCCCGTGGCAGCCGCTGACCTCGGCAGGCTGGCACCGCGACGCCGACTCCGCGCGCTCGCCGGACTCCATGTGCCACGTCGAACTACGGCCGTTGAACGAATTCCACGACCGGCCGTCCTGGCACATCGAGACCAGCGGAGAGGCCCCCGGCCCGCGCATCTGGAACGCCTACCTCGACGAGCACACGCCCACACACCTGGTCGGTACGTTCCTCAGCGCTCTGGCCGACCCCGCACCGTTGCAGCGCCACATGTTCGACCGCACCGCCCACCACACCGCCGCAAAGACACGCAGCGCCATGACACCCGAGCAGGTCGTCGAAGCCCACACCCACCGCCTGGCCGCCCTGCGCACCCGAGCCCGTACCACCCGGCGCCGACAGCCAGCCGCCACCAGCCCCGCGCCGAGCCCGCAGCACGGCGCGCCGGTTGCCCGCCGCTGA